One region of Bosea sp. 29B genomic DNA includes:
- a CDS encoding Crp/Fnr family transcriptional regulator, which yields MAIDRSVLRSIPLFSEMSDAQLDRMTAQASARRIPQGEAVFEQGDPAKAFYLLLHGRLKVTQVTRDGQQIIVRVVHPGDLFGFTRALGRSDYPGTATAAVDSLVAAWPTESWDGFVEGNPHLAMNAIRTIGQRLDEAHTRIREMSTEEVERRVAHAVLRLIEQAGKRDEGGLRVDFPISRRDIAEMTGTTLHTVSRILSAWETQGLVEGGRQKLVVRDRAGLSRLAENTE from the coding sequence GTGGCTATCGATCGCAGCGTGCTACGCAGCATCCCGCTGTTCTCGGAGATGAGCGACGCACAGCTCGACCGCATGACGGCGCAGGCGAGTGCGCGGCGGATTCCCCAAGGCGAAGCTGTGTTCGAGCAAGGCGATCCCGCCAAGGCCTTCTACTTGCTCTTGCATGGCCGGCTGAAAGTGACCCAGGTCACGCGCGACGGCCAGCAGATCATCGTACGCGTCGTCCATCCCGGCGACTTGTTCGGTTTCACGCGCGCGCTCGGCCGCAGCGACTATCCTGGCACCGCGACAGCGGCAGTCGACAGCCTGGTCGCGGCATGGCCCACTGAATCCTGGGATGGGTTCGTCGAGGGCAATCCGCATCTGGCGATGAACGCTATCCGCACGATCGGCCAGCGCCTCGACGAAGCCCATACCCGCATCCGCGAGATGTCGACGGAAGAGGTCGAGCGGCGCGTGGCCCATGCCGTGCTTCGCCTGATCGAGCAGGCCGGCAAGCGCGACGAAGGCGGATTGCGCGTCGACTTTCCGATATCCCGGCGCGACATCGCCGAAATGACGGGTACGACACTGCATACAGTCTCGCGCATTCTCAGCGCCTGGGAGACCCAAGGTCTGGTTGAGGGCGGGCGCCAGAAACTCGTGGTGCGCGACCGGGCCGGCCTGAGCCGGCTAGCTGAGAACACTGAGTAG
- a CDS encoding ATP-binding cassette domain-containing protein, with amino-acid sequence MRLKLDRIGHAFLGRPVFENLSLALGDSEVVALVGPSGCGKTTVLQIAAGLIDPLRGRVRRHYRRHAVVFQEPRLLPWLTARDNIAYGLAAGGIGKAERHAVAERRAAEVGLFARDLDKYPAELSGGMRQRAAVARALAIDPEIVYFDEPFTAVDVGLRRVLQDLVIAASAREKFSAFFITHDLAEAMRLAHRIVVLSGRQEGIVAERVLDGAPGERDDRSVFETVQAWAADPAFADLFDGDRQ; translated from the coding sequence ATGAGGCTCAAGCTCGACCGCATCGGCCACGCCTTCCTCGGCAGGCCCGTCTTCGAGAATCTCTCGCTGGCTCTCGGTGACAGCGAGGTCGTTGCGCTGGTCGGCCCCTCCGGCTGCGGCAAGACCACCGTGCTTCAGATCGCCGCCGGATTGATCGATCCGCTGCGTGGACGGGTGCGCCGGCATTATCGGCGGCACGCCGTCGTCTTCCAGGAACCGCGTCTGCTGCCCTGGCTGACGGCGCGCGACAACATCGCCTACGGCCTCGCGGCTGGCGGGATCGGCAAGGCCGAGCGCCACGCCGTGGCCGAGCGGCGCGCGGCCGAGGTGGGCCTGTTCGCGCGTGATCTCGACAAGTATCCAGCCGAGCTTTCCGGCGGCATGCGCCAGCGGGCGGCCGTCGCGCGGGCGCTCGCGATCGACCCCGAGATCGTCTATTTTGACGAGCCCTTCACGGCCGTCGATGTCGGCCTGCGCCGTGTGCTGCAGGACCTCGTCATCGCCGCCTCCGCCCGGGAGAAATTCTCGGCCTTCTTCATCACCCATGATCTCGCCGAAGCGATGAGGCTGGCACATCGCATCGTGGTGCTCTCGGGCCGGCAGGAGGGGATCGTCGCAGAGCGCGTGCTCGACGGCGCTCCGGGCGAGCGAGACGACCGTAGCGTGTTCGAGACCGTGCAGGCCTGGGCGGCCGATCCCGCCTTTGCCGATCTGTTCGACGGCGACAGGCAATAG
- a CDS encoding TonB-dependent receptor, with protein MVSAQACLAQSASPGSAIVLDTIVVEGTSAGVPAFVRERFFATAGGATLLTADDIPQSGNPTLAQALRDAPGVVVQEFFGGNDQPRIQIRGSGLQQNPVERGILVLRDGLPLNRADGSYVVGLANPLQAQSIEVYRGPTAHRLGATVLGGALNFVSPTGNSAPGTQVQISGGSFGQLNLSAQTGFRRDGVDALIQGDFSRRDGYRVYNESQRASVSANVGIALTETIKTRFFVGYTDLGFDVAGPLTKQGLRTDPKQVHGGPRVVAGVAVDPGPNVLRDRPRRETRQFFIGNRTTAEFGPHLVDLGLGYTYTDDMFRFPISSGVRVTKGGDFTAVARYAYKPDQAAPLPLFETTAQYVIGSARRENYLNQGGAKGTLFGESDLDASTLSLYAGANIPIWQSVTLSPAISYAHATRDNTDTFSAARRPTNAYNPASPYALLPNGSVPRLDSSYKRSYDGWSPSLGLSWRPNPDQIVFAALSRSFEPPTHDDLLATINGTPNSSPGRPNPGAPMAASAAFSTPSLKAQTGTTLEGGWRGRHGDVSWDGVVYYSWIDKELLSLRDATGASLGAVNADKTTHFGVELGLGARLLDRLTGRLAYTYQDFRFDNDPTRGNNRIAGAPRHLINATLQFQATQAWMLQAALRWNPEKTPVDNMNTLYAAPYALVDLRTEYRINDHFTVFGEVSNVFDKTYAASTLIVDQARVDQAAFLPGTGRAFYAGLKARF; from the coding sequence ATGGTTTCGGCGCAGGCCTGCCTTGCCCAGTCGGCCTCTCCGGGCTCGGCGATCGTTCTCGACACGATCGTGGTCGAAGGCACTTCCGCAGGCGTGCCCGCCTTTGTCCGAGAGCGCTTCTTCGCCACGGCCGGCGGTGCGACGCTGTTGACCGCGGACGATATTCCCCAGAGCGGCAACCCGACGCTGGCGCAGGCATTGCGGGACGCTCCAGGCGTCGTCGTCCAGGAGTTCTTCGGCGGCAACGACCAGCCGCGCATCCAGATCCGCGGCTCAGGCCTCCAGCAGAATCCGGTGGAGCGCGGCATCCTCGTGCTGCGCGACGGACTGCCGCTCAACCGCGCAGACGGTTCTTACGTCGTCGGGCTTGCCAACCCGCTGCAGGCGCAATCGATCGAAGTCTACCGCGGCCCGACCGCACACCGCCTCGGCGCCACCGTGCTGGGCGGCGCCCTCAACTTCGTCTCGCCGACGGGCAACAGCGCACCCGGCACGCAAGTCCAAATTTCGGGCGGCAGCTTCGGCCAGCTCAATCTCTCCGCGCAGACCGGTTTTCGCCGCGACGGCGTCGATGCGCTGATCCAAGGCGATTTCAGCCGCCGCGACGGCTACCGCGTCTACAACGAGTCCCAACGCGCCAGCGTCAGCGCCAATGTCGGCATCGCCCTGACCGAGACCATCAAGACCCGCTTCTTCGTCGGCTACACCGATCTCGGCTTCGACGTCGCCGGCCCGCTGACGAAGCAGGGCCTGCGCACCGATCCGAAACAGGTGCATGGCGGACCGCGCGTCGTCGCCGGCGTCGCCGTCGACCCCGGCCCCAATGTCCTGCGCGACCGGCCGCGGCGCGAGACGCGGCAATTCTTCATCGGCAACCGCACCACCGCCGAGTTCGGGCCGCATCTCGTCGATCTCGGCCTCGGCTATACCTATACCGACGACATGTTCCGCTTCCCGATCTCCTCGGGCGTGCGGGTCACGAAGGGCGGCGATTTCACCGCGGTCGCCCGCTACGCCTACAAGCCGGACCAGGCCGCCCCACTGCCGCTGTTCGAGACCACGGCGCAATATGTTATCGGCTCGGCCAGGCGCGAGAACTACCTCAACCAGGGCGGCGCGAAGGGCACGCTCTTCGGCGAGAGCGATCTCGATGCGAGCACGCTCTCGCTCTATGCCGGCGCCAATATCCCGATCTGGCAGAGCGTGACGCTGTCGCCGGCGATCTCCTACGCCCATGCGACGCGCGACAACACCGATACCTTTTCGGCCGCGCGGCGCCCGACCAATGCCTATAACCCGGCCTCGCCCTACGCGCTGCTGCCGAACGGGTCGGTCCCGAGGCTGGATTCGAGCTACAAGCGCTCCTATGACGGCTGGAGCCCGAGCCTCGGCCTGAGCTGGCGGCCGAACCCGGACCAGATCGTTTTCGCCGCGCTGTCGCGCTCTTTCGAGCCGCCGACCCATGACGACCTTCTGGCGACGATCAACGGCACGCCCAACAGCAGCCCCGGCCGTCCCAATCCCGGCGCGCCAATGGCGGCTTCCGCGGCGTTCTCGACGCCTTCCCTGAAAGCGCAGACCGGAACCACGCTCGAAGGCGGCTGGCGCGGCCGGCACGGCGATGTCTCCTGGGACGGGGTCGTCTACTATTCCTGGATCGACAAGGAGCTGCTCAGCCTGCGCGACGCCACCGGTGCCTCGCTCGGCGCCGTCAATGCCGACAAGACAACGCATTTCGGCGTCGAGCTCGGCCTCGGCGCCAGGCTCCTCGACCGGCTGACCGGGCGCCTCGCCTATACCTACCAGGATTTCCGCTTCGACAACGATCCGACGCGCGGCAACAACCGCATCGCCGGAGCGCCGCGCCATCTCATCAACGCCACGCTGCAATTCCAGGCGACGCAGGCATGGATGCTGCAGGCTGCCTTGCGCTGGAATCCGGAGAAGACCCCGGTCGACAATATGAACACGCTCTATGCGGCGCCCTATGCTCTGGTCGACCTGCGCACCGAATACCGCATCAACGACCACTTCACCGTCTTCGGCGAGGTCAGCAACGTCTTCGACAAGACCTATGCCGCCTCGACGTTGATCGTCGACCAGGCCCGAGTCGATCAGGCGGCTTTCCTGCCGGGCACCGGCCGCGCCTTCTATGCCGGGCTCAAGGCCCGCTTCTGA
- a CDS encoding Rrf2 family transcriptional regulator, whose protein sequence is MRLTQFSEYALRLLIFAAAHPDRLVTVEEAATSYDISRTHLMKVANLLVRQDFLKGVRGRSGGLALARPAGNISIGALIRATEPAFAVMECFGEAEGRSLMSLDRWRAIQSEAMAAFLAELDRYSLCDLAADPGRFGVGRPAA, encoded by the coding sequence ATGCGATTGACCCAGTTCAGCGAATACGCGCTGCGGCTCCTGATCTTCGCCGCCGCTCATCCGGATCGGCTGGTCACCGTCGAGGAAGCGGCGACCTCCTATGACATCTCGCGCACGCATCTGATGAAGGTTGCGAATCTGCTGGTCCGTCAGGATTTCCTGAAAGGGGTGCGCGGCCGCTCGGGCGGCCTGGCGCTGGCGCGGCCGGCGGGGAATATCTCAATCGGAGCGCTGATCCGAGCGACCGAGCCCGCCTTCGCGGTGATGGAGTGCTTTGGCGAGGCGGAGGGGCGCTCGCTGATGAGCCTCGATCGCTGGCGCGCCATCCAATCGGAGGCGATGGCGGCGTTCCTAGCCGAGCTCGACCGGTATTCGCTCTGCGATCTCGCGGCCGATCCCGGGCGCTTCGGCGTCGGTCGGCCAGCCGCCTGA
- a CDS encoding cytochrome c oxidase subunit 3 family protein: MNIAIRISAPDTAQSASEGGMELLFWILVWSELIVFGALLGAFMLLAALDPSAITALHGELDLPLAGVATATLLTSGCFAAQATFGHKPRRNLVLAALGGFAFCGLKVAAFSHELPVLAATEGRLAELYMLIVGFHFAHVLFVAGLLLLVAWRPAPRHVATVATVWHLIDLVWLLILPVIYLG, encoded by the coding sequence ATGAACATCGCGATCCGCATCAGCGCCCCCGACACCGCGCAGTCGGCGTCAGAAGGTGGCATGGAGCTCCTGTTCTGGATCCTGGTCTGGAGCGAACTCATTGTTTTCGGCGCGCTGCTCGGCGCCTTCATGCTGCTCGCTGCGCTCGATCCATCGGCAATAACCGCCCTGCATGGGGAACTCGACCTGCCGCTCGCTGGCGTCGCCACCGCGACGCTGCTCACCAGCGGCTGCTTCGCAGCACAGGCCACCTTCGGGCACAAGCCGCGGCGCAATCTCGTCCTCGCAGCGCTGGGCGGCTTCGCCTTCTGCGGGCTCAAGGTCGCCGCCTTCAGCCATGAGCTTCCGGTGCTGGCGGCGACAGAAGGGCGGCTCGCCGAGCTCTACATGCTCATCGTCGGCTTCCACTTCGCGCATGTGCTGTTCGTCGCGGGCCTGCTGCTGCTCGTCGCCTGGCGGCCGGCACCTCGCCACGTCGCCACGGTCGCGACCGTCTGGCACCTGATCGACCTGGTCTGGCTCCTGATCCTTCCCGTCATCTATCTGGGCTGA
- a CDS encoding iron-sulfur cluster assembly protein, translated as MSAHLERLVEIALRDVLDPEIGRSVVDLGLIYAIEAAPDGAVAITMTTTTRGCPLAGFLKEAVAIAAGAVEGVTSVVVTLTYEPAWEPVMIAAE; from the coding sequence ATGAGCGCTCATCTCGAACGCCTCGTCGAGATCGCGCTGCGCGACGTGCTCGACCCCGAGATCGGCCGTAGCGTCGTCGATCTCGGCCTGATCTATGCGATCGAAGCAGCACCGGACGGCGCCGTCGCGATCACCATGACGACGACCACGCGCGGCTGCCCGCTCGCCGGCTTCCTGAAGGAAGCCGTGGCCATCGCAGCCGGGGCCGTCGAGGGTGTCACCTCCGTCGTGGTAACGCTGACCTACGAGCCGGCGTGGGAACCGGTGATGATCGCAGCGGAATGA
- a CDS encoding DUF1971 domain-containing protein: MTPYRRTPDFTEATIPPGLLKAHATKHSVWAKLHVLAGTLKFRDLASGEQWALSAGVHPLIFPEMLHEVEPCGSVRFFVEFHKPS, translated from the coding sequence TTGACGCCTTATCGGCGCACACCCGACTTTACCGAGGCGACAATCCCGCCCGGCCTGCTCAAGGCCCATGCCACTAAGCATAGCGTGTGGGCGAAGCTACATGTGCTCGCGGGCACGCTGAAATTTCGTGATCTGGCGAGCGGCGAACAGTGGGCCTTGTCGGCCGGCGTTCATCCGCTGATCTTTCCAGAGATGCTGCACGAGGTCGAGCCTTGCGGTTCTGTTCGCTTCTTCGTGGAGTTTCACAAGCCGTCCTGA
- a CDS encoding NnrS family protein, translating into MTEPSPGRVDVTHPLLAEALKLFFPVAAAHAVLLPLIWVTLFTFDLPFARQVPPGQWHAHEMIFGTYGAALAGFLGSAMPEWTDTKPQRGRALLLLLTFWLPGRLIGFVGADVLILPAALTDLAFLSLLLVFVTRPLIERRSARHGSFALWIILFALIELAIRVAWFLGETAWSARLLQAALAVFLVFLSLAIARINVVVVNHALDPTGETTPYRPHPGRQNLSAGLVGLQLVAALVAPDSAVPAWLALAAAAAFFDRLAEWFIGRAVLRAEVLALAAANASGGVGFLVIGLAGLGAPVAPTTGIHLLSIGALGLAVIAVFVIAGLRHSGRDLVLPPLAKLALGVMAAAGLMRVLPELGIGESVLGLHYQLSAGLWSASFAIWLIGFWPILNSRRGADGCQPD; encoded by the coding sequence ATGACCGAGCCTTCGCCCGGGCGCGTCGACGTCACGCATCCACTACTCGCCGAAGCGCTGAAGCTGTTCTTCCCCGTGGCGGCAGCCCATGCCGTGCTGCTGCCGCTGATCTGGGTGACGCTCTTCACCTTCGACCTGCCCTTCGCGCGGCAGGTGCCGCCGGGGCAATGGCATGCACATGAGATGATCTTCGGCACCTATGGCGCGGCGCTCGCCGGCTTCCTCGGCTCGGCCATGCCGGAATGGACGGACACCAAGCCGCAACGGGGCCGCGCGCTGCTGCTCCTGCTCACGTTCTGGCTGCCCGGGCGCCTGATCGGCTTCGTCGGCGCCGATGTGCTGATCCTGCCGGCGGCGCTGACCGATCTGGCCTTCCTGAGCCTCCTGCTCGTCTTCGTTACCCGCCCCTTGATCGAGCGACGTAGTGCGCGCCATGGCTCCTTCGCGCTTTGGATCATTCTCTTCGCCCTGATCGAGCTGGCGATCCGCGTCGCCTGGTTCCTGGGAGAGACGGCATGGTCGGCGCGGCTGCTGCAGGCGGCACTTGCCGTCTTTCTGGTCTTCCTCTCGCTCGCCATCGCGCGCATCAATGTCGTCGTCGTCAACCATGCTCTCGATCCGACCGGCGAGACGACGCCCTACCGGCCCCATCCCGGCCGCCAGAACCTCTCCGCCGGGCTGGTCGGGCTTCAGCTTGTCGCGGCGCTCGTCGCGCCGGATTCGGCCGTGCCTGCCTGGCTCGCGCTCGCCGCGGCGGCCGCCTTCTTCGACCGGCTGGCTGAATGGTTCATCGGACGTGCCGTGTTGCGCGCCGAGGTTCTGGCACTGGCAGCGGCCAATGCCAGCGGAGGCGTCGGCTTCCTGGTGATCGGCCTCGCCGGGCTTGGTGCCCCGGTCGCGCCGACGACGGGGATCCACTTGCTCTCAATCGGTGCGCTCGGGCTCGCGGTGATAGCGGTCTTCGTCATCGCCGGCCTGCGCCATAGCGGGCGCGATCTCGTGCTGCCACCTCTGGCCAAGCTGGCGCTCGGGGTCATGGCGGCGGCAGGCCTCATGCGGGTCCTGCCCGAACTCGGCATCGGCGAGAGCGTGCTCGGCCTGCACTACCAACTCTCTGCAGGTCTCTGGTCTGCATCCTTCGCAATCTGGCTGATCGGATTCTGGCCAATCCTCAACAGCCGCAGGGGAGCCGACGGCTGCCAGCCAGACTGA
- a CDS encoding ABC transporter permease — MRYRLAFLGWAGRYLWSGWAGAAGLLCIAAAWQAGHELYGSFILPAPLETAREVAKLAGDEAFRHAARQTAERAGLGFALSVLIGTAAGIAAGYSFAAMRLMRPVVTVILGVPPIAWIVLALIWFGASGGTAVMTVVVASLPISFAGGLEGVATRDRGLDAMARSFGAGAFMRLRTVTAPHMVSYLFPAWTTTAGSAWKVTVMAELLSNAGGLGGDLASARALFDIPRVTAIVLVTVGFALFSEYALLQPIRDRLEQWREAGRPWGVKR, encoded by the coding sequence ATGCGCTATAGGCTCGCCTTCCTCGGCTGGGCCGGCCGCTATCTCTGGTCCGGCTGGGCCGGCGCGGCCGGGCTGCTCTGCATCGCCGCCGCCTGGCAGGCCGGCCACGAGCTCTATGGTTCCTTCATCCTGCCCGCTCCGCTCGAAACCGCACGGGAAGTCGCGAAGCTGGCGGGAGACGAAGCCTTTCGCCATGCAGCGCGCCAGACAGCCGAGCGCGCGGGGCTCGGCTTCGCGCTCTCCGTCCTGATCGGCACCGCCGCGGGCATCGCCGCGGGCTACTCCTTCGCCGCGATGCGCCTGATGCGCCCCGTGGTCACCGTCATCCTCGGCGTGCCGCCGATCGCCTGGATCGTGCTGGCGCTGATCTGGTTCGGCGCCAGCGGCGGCACCGCCGTGATGACCGTCGTCGTGGCCTCGCTGCCGATCTCCTTCGCCGGCGGCCTCGAAGGCGTCGCCACGCGCGATCGCGGGCTCGACGCCATGGCGCGCTCCTTCGGCGCCGGCGCCTTCATGCGGCTGCGCACCGTCACCGCCCCGCACATGGTCTCGTACCTCTTCCCGGCCTGGACGACGACGGCGGGCTCGGCCTGGAAGGTCACGGTGATGGCGGAACTGCTCTCCAACGCGGGCGGGCTCGGCGGCGACCTCGCCAGCGCGCGGGCGCTGTTCGATATCCCGCGCGTCACCGCCATCGTGCTCGTCACCGTCGGCTTCGCGCTGTTCAGCGAATATGCGCTGCTCCAGCCCATCCGCGACCGGTTGGAGCAATGGCGCGAGGCCGGACGGCCCTGGGGCGTGAAGCGATGA
- a CDS encoding ABC transporter substrate-binding protein, whose amino-acid sequence MLDRRHFLATATAAVAMPRLARAAEPLVLWGPPATPGLLLVAAAKDPALKRFAEAVEVRIWRTPDEMRAGVSSGGMKAVVVPSYVAANLHNRGLGIRLANVLTHGLLQVVAPAGTVDSLADLKGKRVAVPFKNDMPDFLFRRLLAAQGLKPEELTIDYSGTPPEAVQLLLGGRVDAALLSEPATSGAILLSGLRAKPLERAVDLRKLWAAATGRPNMPQAGLALTDALTKQIGTEGIAALQRAIEAALGTVIADPAAVASEAAPLFQLPAPVLARAAPVSNLAAQTASAARPDLEALFAALAADDPRIIGGKLPGDAFYAL is encoded by the coding sequence ATGCTCGACCGCCGCCACTTTCTCGCCACCGCGACCGCCGCGGTCGCCATGCCTCGCCTCGCCCGCGCGGCCGAGCCGCTCGTGCTGTGGGGGCCGCCGGCGACGCCGGGCCTGCTGCTCGTCGCGGCGGCGAAGGACCCCGCGCTCAAGCGCTTCGCGGAGGCGGTCGAGGTCAGGATCTGGCGCACGCCGGATGAGATGCGCGCCGGTGTCTCGTCGGGCGGCATGAAGGCCGTGGTGGTGCCGAGCTATGTCGCAGCCAATCTGCACAACCGCGGCCTCGGCATCCGGCTCGCCAATGTCCTGACCCACGGCCTGCTCCAGGTCGTGGCGCCGGCCGGCACAGTCGACTCCCTAGCCGACCTCAAGGGCAAGCGCGTCGCGGTGCCGTTCAAGAACGACATGCCCGATTTTCTCTTCCGCCGCCTGCTGGCGGCGCAGGGCCTCAAGCCGGAGGAGCTGACCATCGACTATTCCGGGACGCCGCCCGAAGCGGTCCAGCTCCTGCTCGGCGGGCGCGTCGATGCCGCCCTGTTGTCCGAACCTGCGACCTCCGGCGCGATCCTGCTGTCGGGCTTGCGCGCCAAGCCGCTGGAGCGGGCCGTCGATTTGCGCAAGCTCTGGGCCGCCGCGACGGGGCGCCCGAACATGCCGCAGGCCGGCCTCGCCTTGACCGACGCGCTGACGAAGCAGATCGGCACGGAGGGCATCGCCGCGCTCCAGCGCGCGATCGAGGCGGCCCTCGGCACGGTCATCGCCGATCCCGCGGCCGTCGCCAGCGAAGCCGCGCCCCTGTTCCAGCTGCCCGCCCCCGTGCTGGCTCGCGCCGCGCCGGTCAGCAATCTCGCGGCGCAGACCGCCTCGGCGGCGCGTCCGGACCTGGAGGCGCTGTTCGCGGCGCTCGCCGCGGACGATCCGCGCATCATCGGCGGCAAGCTGCCGGGCGACGCCTTCTACGCCCTGTGA
- the nirK gene encoding copper-containing nitrite reductase, with translation MGEELNLTRRSILAGAAATGAFVQAVSTPGQAQSVMTKATATDVAKLPRVKPKLVDPPFVHAHEQIATGGPKLVEFEMTIHEKKIVIDDAGTETFAFTFNGTVPGPLMVVHEGDYVELTLINAETNELMHNIDFHSATGALGGGALTEVGPGERTVLRWKATRPGVFVYHCAPPGMVPWHVTAGMNGAIMVLPRDGLKDHQGKSLKYDKVYYVGEQDFYVPRDETGKFKRYASVGESHDDVVKAMRTLTPSHVVFNGKVGGLTGKNALTAKVGETVLIVHSQANRDTRPHLIGGHGDYVWATGKFRNPPERDLETWFIPGGCAGAALYTFLQPGIYAYVNHNLIEAFELGAAGHFKVEGEWNDDLMKQIRAPAGI, from the coding sequence ATGGGCGAAGAGCTCAATCTGACCCGCCGCAGCATTCTGGCGGGAGCGGCGGCCACCGGGGCATTCGTCCAGGCGGTTTCTACGCCCGGGCAGGCGCAGAGCGTGATGACCAAGGCGACGGCGACCGACGTGGCCAAACTGCCGCGCGTCAAGCCGAAGCTGGTCGATCCCCCCTTCGTGCATGCGCATGAGCAGATCGCGACCGGCGGGCCGAAGCTCGTCGAATTCGAGATGACGATCCACGAGAAGAAGATCGTCATAGATGACGCCGGCACCGAGACCTTCGCCTTCACCTTCAACGGCACGGTACCCGGCCCGCTGATGGTTGTGCACGAGGGCGACTATGTCGAGCTCACCCTGATCAATGCCGAAACCAACGAGCTGATGCACAATATCGACTTCCATTCAGCGACCGGTGCACTCGGCGGCGGAGCGCTGACCGAGGTCGGTCCGGGCGAGCGTACCGTGCTGCGCTGGAAGGCAACCAGGCCAGGCGTGTTCGTCTATCACTGCGCCCCTCCCGGCATGGTGCCCTGGCACGTCACCGCCGGCATGAACGGCGCCATCATGGTGCTGCCGCGCGACGGCCTGAAAGACCATCAGGGCAAGTCGCTGAAATACGACAAGGTCTATTATGTCGGCGAGCAGGACTTCTACGTGCCGCGCGACGAGACCGGCAAGTTCAAGCGCTATGCCAGCGTCGGCGAGTCGCATGACGACGTGGTCAAGGCGATGCGAACGTTGACCCCGAGCCATGTCGTCTTCAACGGCAAGGTCGGCGGCCTGACCGGCAAGAACGCCCTCACCGCCAAGGTCGGCGAGACCGTGCTGATCGTGCACTCGCAGGCCAACCGCGACACGCGCCCGCATCTGATCGGCGGCCATGGCGACTATGTCTGGGCCACGGGCAAGTTCCGCAACCCGCCCGAGCGCGACCTCGAGACCTGGTTCATCCCCGGCGGCTGCGCGGGCGCAGCGCTCTACACCTTCCTGCAGCCGGGCATCTACGCCTATGTCAACCACAACCTGATCGAGGCCTTCGAACTCGGCGCAGCCGGGCACTTCAAGGTCGAGGGCGAGTGGAACGACGACCTGATGAAGCAGATCCGTGCTCCCGCCGGCATCTGA
- a CDS encoding cytochrome C oxidase subunit IV family protein: protein MQRSLALPLPAVLLVLMLATGASLLAAAMLPAGPRGAAIALLSLVKAALVVLGFMRLHRENSALAAALISYAALLCLLAGLRIALTG from the coding sequence ATGCAACGCTCCCTCGCTCTTCCGCTTCCCGCCGTCCTGCTCGTCCTGATGCTCGCGACGGGAGCGAGCTTGCTTGCGGCGGCGATGCTACCAGCCGGCCCGCGCGGGGCCGCAATCGCGCTACTGAGTCTCGTCAAGGCGGCGCTGGTGGTGCTAGGCTTCATGCGCCTGCATCGGGAGAACTCCGCCCTAGCCGCGGCGCTGATCAGCTATGCTGCGCTCCTGTGCCTGCTGGCCGGGCTCCGGATCGCTCTTACCGGGTGA
- a CDS encoding SUMF1/EgtB/PvdO family nonheme iron enzyme, translating into MATTLRPSLPSLATALGLVFMVGAAALLLAGPGHRVASTLPLPQTAVIPPATLLHRLDGEYSRANRPVDPPRVTVRIERPIEIMRYQVTVADYVRCVAAGACKHLDNPPGRGDLPVTGVSYSDATDYAGWLSRATGTRWRLPKDLEWVHAAGSRFVDDARGLDGSETNPALRWLADYEREANRKASSDPAPRPVGSFGANEHGVHDIAGNVWEWTQTCLRRVSLDAAGRTLGETSNCGVYIVEGQHRAPMTFFMRNPKAGGCSVATPPDNLGVRLVRDPDWRERLPASLRRLLPA; encoded by the coding sequence ATGGCGACGACGCTGCGCCCCTCCCTGCCGAGCCTTGCGACTGCGCTCGGCCTTGTGTTCATGGTCGGCGCGGCCGCCCTGCTGCTCGCCGGCCCAGGTCACAGGGTGGCCTCCACCCTCCCCCTGCCGCAGACAGCGGTCATCCCCCCGGCTACGCTGCTGCACCGCCTCGACGGCGAGTACAGCCGGGCCAACCGACCAGTCGATCCGCCGCGTGTCACGGTCCGGATCGAGCGGCCGATCGAGATCATGCGCTATCAGGTGACGGTCGCCGACTATGTGCGCTGCGTCGCCGCCGGCGCCTGCAAGCATCTCGACAACCCGCCGGGGCGCGGTGACCTGCCCGTGACCGGGGTCAGCTACAGCGACGCCACCGACTATGCCGGCTGGCTGTCGCGCGCAACCGGCACGCGCTGGCGGTTGCCGAAAGACCTCGAATGGGTACACGCGGCGGGCTCGCGTTTCGTCGACGACGCGCGCGGTCTCGACGGGAGCGAAACCAACCCGGCGCTGCGCTGGCTCGCCGACTACGAGCGCGAGGCCAACCGCAAGGCGTCGAGCGATCCTGCCCCGCGACCAGTTGGCAGCTTCGGCGCCAACGAGCACGGCGTTCACGACATCGCCGGCAATGTCTGGGAATGGACGCAGACCTGCCTGCGCCGCGTCTCGCTCGATGCGGCCGGCCGCACGCTCGGCGAGACCAGCAATTGCGGCGTCTACATCGTCGAGGGCCAGCACCGCGCGCCGATGACCTTCTTCATGCGTAACCCAAAGGCCGGCGGCTGCTCCGTCGCGACCCCGCCCGACAATCTCGGCGTCCGCTTGGTCAGGGACCCTGACTGGCGCGAGCGGCTGCCGGCGAGCTTGCGCCGGCTCCTGCCAGCATGA